A genomic segment from Brienomyrus brachyistius isolate T26 chromosome 9, BBRACH_0.4, whole genome shotgun sequence encodes:
- the virma gene encoding protein virilizer homolog isoform X2, with protein MAGDASMELLFLDTFKHQSAELTNVDVVRFPCGVLITEVRVVPPGIKAHSSLPDSRAFGETYPHAFQLDLFFNNVAKPNSPVFDRLGSLEYDENKSIVFRPNGKVNTDGLVLRGWYTTLTVAVYGTAERTHGHDRESPPPPPPPPPQQQAGLKRNVKHEWDKEDQYNGSPPRPQPRGPRTPPGPPPPDDDEEETVSLAVGAEKGEGPEERDDYLEPISPERGSLPLEEPYSDDPEGEEEGEEEEEEEAGPEEEEEEDEEEDVRTEGSAVEDEEDEEEEEEEGEEDEEEEGEGDDGYEQISSDEEDLENGSFKLPSFDMDYTAEDLAAVPTVQYDPYERELRPLLHFSPPYRTRFETEVGRLMAAGSSDESAGAESAAKLMELLETHQDDRSARWVTALEEIPSLLVKGLGYIHVREPGDEGPLRQLADWTIQALSLDAALVQPIALNVRQLKAGAKLASSLAECGPPALSLLLEGGVIGRLLELLFAEHVSSSLKLNSLRSLDSVVSMPEGMEAFLGNAAEEHNKSGYQRLLELILLDQTVRVVTAGTAIVQKAHFYEVLTDLRRTAGLWADKLPSPCAPPLAAAPGEGDAEAESAQEKPGKEDEAEPGSPMEEEPLMASPGVSEADLEQLIGMLDELLHLLETAPHTMIQPPVKSFPTTARITGPLERDDPYPILFRYMHTIHFLESLTVALSTPATSAHPGVSQATRELLRFLAQSQQGLLFLAAEHEATSLLMRALAQLCETEADDGAVGDGPGGAMEDGGGGAIWLMQVLHALQGVAELMEQCGAPGGLPEEGDSAEVLATLHALYLITFTPTGRAAVAHVFSLEHNFSSLVVLMEHYSKEGQGEAKARKSVTYTYACMLVLLVVQASNDLCMMETYASPLLAVCKADENNAKLQELSKWLEPLEKLRFEISSIPTLIEYIKQNLENLLTTEGAGLLTALRVLCHIACPPHPIKGQQKDLKWNLAVIQLFSAEGMDTFIKVLQKLTSLLLQPWRLHGNMGPTPQRSAVLAGVCSALRLLKHMLTELLRSGSFQFRDARVPAALVALHMVVCSTPASGRLDAEEQRVQADIVDILLTFTQGVSEQATDTEETLAGNTWSLMLREVLASVLKAPEGFFSGLALLSELLPLPLPLQTTQAIAAQDVAVALNTRKLWSMHLQGQAHVLQDILRSMSGTSCQPLLAVLRRVCVQLSDLASPSALLVMRTLLELLLEDLQPPAEGKERTCTVQTARNLALLDSLASHRACKAAALHLLGGCCRGDERLAELFPCLVALLMPPTGCELHLQHCAELAASFFQSLCDQDISLIVSTSSDGPLSEVEQLANALPSREMLSVVCDTMLEALGNPDGSYTLVLTCIRTMTFLAEHEYGLFHLKSALKKHGASVCTLVKRVILAFNKESAELVSALLDFLRQILNTDSLACCGDEGPTPMETDGGPPPRSLAFSVADMKQLLQWKDDSLEHPLPELEKQIAEFSKEDDALETLLENVVGLRQMLEGATDAPCAPEQETEPTLPAPDTLQAQFNHRTVYVLSDVLDDQLKALWFSPFHGEDMDTELDMVKVDLVGMAEECCPELDLKAELERSFLTEPTSPGHTKAPKVFKLGKHKHETFITSSGKSEYIEPAKRAHIMALPRGRGRGAFGPQCRPHDIFRQRKQNTSRPPSMHVDDFVAAEFKDIGLPVGPLQVKRVPKGAPKVPTRGLFTGTRGGGRGGPFHSQTRFFTPPAPKGVLLSANYTRREGGRGSSWSAQVTPVTHRGTYSEARGGQSNFARGPLPSRQPPAGAYRLAPRDRTPRGRGTGLSWLSSGGAGTGGGGAGTGGGGGGASSSRGKFSSGSGRGRHVRSFTR; from the exons ATGGCGGGGGACGCCTCAATGGAGCTTCTGTTTTTGGATACTTTTAAGCACCAGAGCGCAGAG CTCACGAATGTTGACGTGGTTCGCTTCCCATGCGGTGTGCTGATCACAGAGGTGCGGGTGGTTCCTCCTGGAATCAAAGCTCACAGCAGTCTCCCGGACAGCCGTGCGTTTGG ggAAACTTACCCCCATGCCTTCCAGCTGGACCTGTTCTTCAACAATGTAGCCAAGCCCAACTCCCCGGTCTTTGACAGGTTGGGCAG CCTGGAATATGATGAAAACAAGTCCATCGTTTTCAGACCCAACGGGAAG GTGAACACAGATGGCCTGGTCCTGCGAGGTTGGTACACCACCCTGACTGTGGCAGTGTACGGCACGGCGGAGAGGACACACGGGCATGATCGGGAGTCCCCGCCCCCACCGCCACCGCCGCCCCCACAGCAGCAGGCTGGCCTGAAACGAAACGTCAAGCACG AGTGGGACAAAGAGGATCAGTACAATGGCAGTCCACCGAGGCCACAGCCCAGGGGCCCCAGGACGCCCCCGGGGCCCCCACCTCCTGACGACGACGAAGAAGAGACTGTTTCACTTGCAG TGGGAGCGGAgaagggcgaaggcccggaggagagGGACGATTacttggagcccatctcccccgAGCGTGGCTCCCTGCCCCTAGAGGAGCCCTACTCTGACGACCCTGAGGGCGAGGAGGagggcgaggaggaggaggaggaagaggctggaccagaagaggaggaggaggaagacgaGGAGGAGGACGTGCGGACGGAGGGCAGTGCagtggaggatgaggaggatgaggaggaggaagaggaggaaggggaggaggatgaggaggaagaaGGTGAAG gggatgatgggtatgagcAAATCTCCAGCGACGAAGAGGACCTGGAGAACGGCAGCTTCAAGCTGCCCAGCTTCGACATGGACTACACTGCGGAGGACCTGGCAGCCGTTCCCACTGTGCAGTACGACCCGTATGAGCGCGAACTCCGCCCCCTGCTGCACTTCAGCCCCCCCTACAGGACGCGCTTTGAGACAGAGGTCGGCAGGCTGATGGCTGCCGGCTCCTCGGATGAGAGCGCGGGGGCGGAGTCGGCGGCCAAGCTTATGGAGCTGCTGGAGACGCACCAGGACGACCGCAGCGCCCGCTGGGTGACAGCGCTGGAGGAGATTCCCAGCCTCCTGGTGAAGGGTCTCGGCTATATACATGTCCGGGAGCCTGGGGACGAGGGCCCTCTCAGGCAGCTGGCAGACTGGACGATTCAAGCCTTGAGTCTGGATGCGGCGCTAGTGCAGCCCATCGCCCTGAACGTGCGGCAGCTGAAGGCCGGAGCCAAGCTGGCGTCCTCGTTGGCCGAGTGCGGGCCTCCGGCGCTCTCCCTGCTCCTGGAGGGCGGGGTCATCGGCCGCCTCCTGGAGCTCCTCTTCGCCGAGCACGTGTCCTCCTCCCTGAAGCTGAACTCCCTGCGCTCCCTGGACAGCGTGGTCAGCATGCCTGAAGGCATGGAGGCCTTCCTGGGAAACGCGGCGGAGGAGCATAACAAGAGCGGCTACCAGAGGCTGCTGGAGCTCATCCTGCTGGATCAGACGGTGCGCGTGGTGACGGCCGGCACCGCCATCGTCCAGAAGGCGCACTTCTACGAGGTCCTGACAGACCTGCGGCGGACGGCCGGCCTGTGGGCGGACAAGCTGCCGTCGCCTTGCGCGCCGCCGTTGGCCGCAGCCCCTGGAGAGGGTGATGCGGAGGCAGAGAGCGCGCAGGAAAAGCCCGGGAAGGAGGATGAGGCGGAGCCCGGGAGTCCCATGGAGGAGGAGCCGCTGATGGCGTCGCCCGGAGTTAGCGAGGCCGACTTGGAGCAGCTCATCGGCATGCTGGATGAGCTGCTGCACCTGCTGGAGACAGCTCCTCACACCATGATCCAGCCGCCGGTGAAGTCCTTCCCCACCACGGCCCGCATCACCGGCCCGCTGGAGAGGGACGACCCCTATCCCATCCTCTTTCG ATACATGCACACGATTCACTTCCTGGAGTCCCTGACAGTGGCGCTGTCCACCCCAGCTACCAGTGCCCACCCGGGCGTTTCCCAAGCCACCAGAGAGCTGCTGCGTTTCCTCGCACAGTCCCAGCAGGGCCTGCTGTTCCTGGCCGCCGAACACGAGGCCACCAGCCTGCTGATGCGAGCCCTGGCGCAGCTGTGCGAGACCGAAGCAGACGACGGGGCCGTGGGGGACGGACCGGGGGGCGCCATGGAAGATGGCGGGGGAGGTGCCATTTGGCTCATGCAGGTGCTGCACGCCCTGCAGGGTGTGGCGGAGCTGATGGAGCAATGCGGCGCCCCCGGTGGCCTGCCGGAAGAGGGCGACAGCGCAGAGGTGCTGGCTACGCTGCACGCCCTCTACCTAATCACCTTCACCCCCACGGGCCGTGCTGCCGTCGCCCACGTCTTCAGTCTGGAGCACAATTTCTCCTCCCTGGTGGTGCTAATGGAGCATTACTCCAAGGAGGGCCAGGG GGAGGCTAAGGCACGGAAGTCGGTGACGTACACCTACGCCTGCatgctggtgctgctggtggtgcaAGCTTCCAACGACCTGTGCATGATGGAGACCTACGccagccccctgctggctgtgtGCAAGGCCGACGAGAACAACGCCAAACTGCAGG AGCTCAGCAAGTGGctggagcctctggagaaactcCGGTTTGAGATCAGCTCCATCCCCACCCTGATCGAGTACATTAAGCAG AACCTGGAGAACCTGCTGACTACGGAAGGGGCGGGCCTTCTGACGGCGCTGCGTGTCCTGTGCCACATCGCCTGTCCGCCACACCCCATCAAGG GCCAGCAGAAGGACCTGAAGTGGAACCTGGCCGTCATTCAGCTCTTCTCGGCGGAGGGGATGGACACATTCATCAAGGTTCTCCAGAAGCTAACGTCCCTGTTGCTGCAGCCCTGGCGTCTCCACGGCAACATGGGCCCGACGCCGCAGCGCTCGGCCGTGCTGGCGGGTGTGTGCAGCGCCCTCCGGCTGCTGAAGCACATGCTGACGGAGCTACTCCGCAGCGGCTCCTTCCAGTTCCGGGATGCACGTGTGCCTGCTGCCCTGGTGGCACTGCACATGGTGGTGTGCTCCACTCCTGCGTCGGGCCGCCTGGACGCTGAGGAGCAGCGGGTACAGGCCGACATTGTGGACATTTTGCTGACGTTTACGCAGGGCGTCAGTGAACAGGCCACCGACACAGAAGAGACTCTAGCTGGTAATACCTGGTCCCTGATGCTGAGAGAGGTCCTGGCATCTGTGCTGAAGGCACCAGAGGGCTTCTTCTCGGGCCTGGCTCTGCTCTCAGAGCTCCTGCCACTGCCACTGCCGCTGCAGACCACCCAG GCCATCGCAGCCCAGGACGTGGCGGTCGCCCTAAACACGCGGAAGTTGTGGAGCATGCACCTGCAGGGACAGGCACATGTCCTGCAAGACATCCTGCGCTCCATGAGCGGCACCAGCTGCCAGCCGCTGCTGGCCGTGCTGCGCCGGGTGTGCGTGCAGCTCAGCGACCTGGCCTCCCCCAGTGCCCTGCTGGTCATGCGGAcgctgctggagctgctgctggaAGACCTACAGCC CCCGGCAGAAGGCAAGGAGCGGACCTGCACGGTCCAGACGGCCCGCAACCTGGCGCTGCTCGACTCCCTGGCATCGCACCGTGCTTGCAAGGCAGCGGCGCTGCACCTGCTGGGCGGCTGCTGCCGCGGCGACGAACGTCTGGCTGAGCTCTTCCCCTGCCTGGTGGCCCTGCTGATGCCCCCTACAGGCTGTGAACTGCACCTGCAGCACTGTGCCGAACTGGCAGCTTCCTTTTTCCAGTCCCTTTGTGACCAG GACATCTCCCTGATTGTGAGCACGAGTTCAGACGGGCCGTTGTCGGAGGTGGAGCAGCTGGCCAATGCCCTTCCTTCCCGGGAGATGCTGTCGGTGGTGTGTGACACCATGCTTGAGGCCCTAGGGAACCCGGACGGGAGCTACACCCTGGTGCTCACCTGCATTCGCACCATGACCTTCCTGGCTGAGCATGAGTACGGCCTCTTCCACCTGAAGAG cgcaCTGAAGAAGCACGGCGCGTCTGTGTGCACCTTGGTCAAGAGGGTCATTCTCGCCTTTAACAAGGAGTCTGCCGAGCTGGTGTCAGCGTTGCTGGACTTCCTGCGGCAGATCCTCAACACCGATTCCCTG GCCTGCTGCGGGGATGAAGGTCCCACGCCCATGGAGACGGacggaggcccccccccacgctcCTTGGCCTTCAGCGTGGCAGACATGAAGCAGCTGCTGCAGTGGAAGGACGACTCATTGGAGCACCCGCTGCCCGAGCTGGAGAAGCAGATCGCG GAGTTCAGCAAGGAGGATGACGCACTGGAGACGCTCCTGGAAAACGTGGTGGGCCTCAGGCAGATGCTGGAAGGTGCCACCGACGCCCCCTGTGCCCCCGAGCAGGAGACGGAGCCCACCCTGCCGGCGCCTGACACCTTGCAGGCCCAGTTTAACCACAG GACGGTCTATGTCCTCTCAGACGTGTTGGATGATCAGCTCAAGGCCCTGTGGTTCTCCCCCTTCCACGGTGAAGACATGGACACTGAGCTGGACATG GTGAAGGTGGACTTGGTGGGGATGGCCGAGGAGTGCTGTCCCGAGCTGGACCTGAAGGCGGAGCTAGAGCGCTCTTTCCTGacggagcccacctccccaggGCACACCAAGGCCCCCAAGGTCTTCAAGCTGGGCAAGCACAAGCATGAGACCTTCATCACTTCTAG CGGGAAGTCGGAGTACATCGAGCCGGCCAAGCGGGCGCATATCATGGCCTTGCCGCGGGGCCGCGGACGAGGAGCCTTCGGCCCGCAGTGCCGACCGCATGACATCTTCCGGCAGCGCAAGCAGAACACCAGCCGGCCGCCCTCCATGCACGTGGACGACTTCGTGGCGGCCGAGTTCAAGGACATCGGGCTGCCGGTGGGACCTCTGCAGGTGAAGCGTGTGCCCAAAGGCGCCCCCAAAGTGCCCACGCGGGGCCTCTTCACCGGGACGCGGGGCGGCGGCCGCGGCGGTCCCTTCCACAGCCAGACGCGCTTCTTCACCCCTCCCGCGCCCAAGGGCGTGCTGCTGTCAG CAAACTATACCAGAAGGGAGGGGGGACGGGGATCCAGCTGGAGTGCACAGGTCACGCCCGTCACGCACCGGGGGACGTACAGCGAGGCTCGAGGAGGACAGAGCAATTTTGCCAGAGGGCCTCTACCCTCCAGGCAGCCTCCTGCAG GTGCGTACAGGCTGGCTCCACGAGACAGGACCCCACGCGGCCGCGGGACGGGACTGTCGTGGCTGAGCAGCGGCGGAGCTGGCACTGGAGGGGGCGGAGCCGGCACTGgagggggcggtgggggggccAGCAGCTCTCGCGGGAAGTTCAGCAGCGGGAGTGGCAGAGGAAGACACGTGCGCTCCTTCACCAGGTGA
- the virma gene encoding protein virilizer homolog isoform X1 — translation MAGDASMELLFLDTFKHQSAELTNVDVVRFPCGVLITEVRVVPPGIKAHSSLPDSRAFGETYPHAFQLDLFFNNVAKPNSPVFDRLGSLEYDENKSIVFRPNGKVNTDGLVLRGWYTTLTVAVYGTAERTHGHDRESPPPPPPPPPQQQAGLKRNVKHEWDKEDQYNGSPPRPQPRGPRTPPGPPPPDDDEEETVSLAVGAEKGEGPEERDDYLEPISPERGSLPLEEPYSDDPEGEEEGEEEEEEEAGPEEEEEEDEEEDVRTEGSAVEDEEDEEEEEEEGEEDEEEEGEGDDGYEQISSDEEDLENGSFKLPSFDMDYTAEDLAAVPTVQYDPYERELRPLLHFSPPYRTRFETEVGRLMAAGSSDESAGAESAAKLMELLETHQDDRSARWVTALEEIPSLLVKGLGYIHVREPGDEGPLRQLADWTIQALSLDAALVQPIALNVRQLKAGAKLASSLAECGPPALSLLLEGGVIGRLLELLFAEHVSSSLKLNSLRSLDSVVSMPEGMEAFLGNAAEEHNKSGYQRLLELILLDQTVRVVTAGTAIVQKAHFYEVLTDLRRTAGLWADKLPSPCAPPLAAAPGEGDAEAESAQEKPGKEDEAEPGSPMEEEPLMASPGVSEADLEQLIGMLDELLHLLETAPHTMIQPPVKSFPTTARITGPLERDDPYPILFRYMHTIHFLESLTVALSTPATSAHPGVSQATRELLRFLAQSQQGLLFLAAEHEATSLLMRALAQLCETEADDGAVGDGPGGAMEDGGGGAIWLMQVLHALQGVAELMEQCGAPGGLPEEGDSAEVLATLHALYLITFTPTGRAAVAHVFSLEHNFSSLVVLMEHYSKEGQGEAKARKSVTYTYACMLVLLVVQASNDLCMMETYASPLLAVCKADENNAKLQELSKWLEPLEKLRFEISSIPTLIEYIKQNLENLLTTEGAGLLTALRVLCHIACPPHPIKGQQKDLKWNLAVIQLFSAEGMDTFIKVLQKLTSLLLQPWRLHGNMGPTPQRSAVLAGVCSALRLLKHMLTELLRSGSFQFRDARVPAALVALHMVVCSTPASGRLDAEEQRVQADIVDILLTFTQGVSEQATDTEETLAGNTWSLMLREVLASVLKAPEGFFSGLALLSELLPLPLPLQTTQAIAAQDVAVALNTRKLWSMHLQGQAHVLQDILRSMSGTSCQPLLAVLRRVCVQLSDLASPSALLVMRTLLELLLEDLQPPAEGKERTCTVQTARNLALLDSLASHRACKAAALHLLGGCCRGDERLAELFPCLVALLMPPTGCELHLQHCAELAASFFQSLCDQDISLIVSTSSDGPLSEVEQLANALPSREMLSVVCDTMLEALGNPDGSYTLVLTCIRTMTFLAEHEYGLFHLKSALKKHGASVCTLVKRVILAFNKESAELVSALLDFLRQILNTDSLACCGDEGPTPMETDGGPPPRSLAFSVADMKQLLQWKDDSLEHPLPELEKQIAEFSKEDDALETLLENVVGLRQMLEGATDAPCAPEQETEPTLPAPDTLQAQFNHRTVYVLSDVLDDQLKALWFSPFHGEDMDTELDMVKVDLVGMAEECCPELDLKAELERSFLTEPTSPGHTKAPKVFKLGKHKHETFITSSGKSEYIEPAKRAHIMALPRGRGRGAFGPQCRPHDIFRQRKQNTSRPPSMHVDDFVAAEFKDIGLPVGPLQVKRVPKGAPKVPTRGLFTGTRGGGRGGPFHSQTRFFTPPAPKGVLLSANYTRREGGRGSSWSAQVTPVTHRGTYSEARGGQSNFARGPLPSRQPPAAGAYRLAPRDRTPRGRGTGLSWLSSGGAGTGGGGAGTGGGGGGASSSRGKFSSGSGRGRHVRSFTR, via the exons ATGGCGGGGGACGCCTCAATGGAGCTTCTGTTTTTGGATACTTTTAAGCACCAGAGCGCAGAG CTCACGAATGTTGACGTGGTTCGCTTCCCATGCGGTGTGCTGATCACAGAGGTGCGGGTGGTTCCTCCTGGAATCAAAGCTCACAGCAGTCTCCCGGACAGCCGTGCGTTTGG ggAAACTTACCCCCATGCCTTCCAGCTGGACCTGTTCTTCAACAATGTAGCCAAGCCCAACTCCCCGGTCTTTGACAGGTTGGGCAG CCTGGAATATGATGAAAACAAGTCCATCGTTTTCAGACCCAACGGGAAG GTGAACACAGATGGCCTGGTCCTGCGAGGTTGGTACACCACCCTGACTGTGGCAGTGTACGGCACGGCGGAGAGGACACACGGGCATGATCGGGAGTCCCCGCCCCCACCGCCACCGCCGCCCCCACAGCAGCAGGCTGGCCTGAAACGAAACGTCAAGCACG AGTGGGACAAAGAGGATCAGTACAATGGCAGTCCACCGAGGCCACAGCCCAGGGGCCCCAGGACGCCCCCGGGGCCCCCACCTCCTGACGACGACGAAGAAGAGACTGTTTCACTTGCAG TGGGAGCGGAgaagggcgaaggcccggaggagagGGACGATTacttggagcccatctcccccgAGCGTGGCTCCCTGCCCCTAGAGGAGCCCTACTCTGACGACCCTGAGGGCGAGGAGGagggcgaggaggaggaggaggaagaggctggaccagaagaggaggaggaggaagacgaGGAGGAGGACGTGCGGACGGAGGGCAGTGCagtggaggatgaggaggatgaggaggaggaagaggaggaaggggaggaggatgaggaggaagaaGGTGAAG gggatgatgggtatgagcAAATCTCCAGCGACGAAGAGGACCTGGAGAACGGCAGCTTCAAGCTGCCCAGCTTCGACATGGACTACACTGCGGAGGACCTGGCAGCCGTTCCCACTGTGCAGTACGACCCGTATGAGCGCGAACTCCGCCCCCTGCTGCACTTCAGCCCCCCCTACAGGACGCGCTTTGAGACAGAGGTCGGCAGGCTGATGGCTGCCGGCTCCTCGGATGAGAGCGCGGGGGCGGAGTCGGCGGCCAAGCTTATGGAGCTGCTGGAGACGCACCAGGACGACCGCAGCGCCCGCTGGGTGACAGCGCTGGAGGAGATTCCCAGCCTCCTGGTGAAGGGTCTCGGCTATATACATGTCCGGGAGCCTGGGGACGAGGGCCCTCTCAGGCAGCTGGCAGACTGGACGATTCAAGCCTTGAGTCTGGATGCGGCGCTAGTGCAGCCCATCGCCCTGAACGTGCGGCAGCTGAAGGCCGGAGCCAAGCTGGCGTCCTCGTTGGCCGAGTGCGGGCCTCCGGCGCTCTCCCTGCTCCTGGAGGGCGGGGTCATCGGCCGCCTCCTGGAGCTCCTCTTCGCCGAGCACGTGTCCTCCTCCCTGAAGCTGAACTCCCTGCGCTCCCTGGACAGCGTGGTCAGCATGCCTGAAGGCATGGAGGCCTTCCTGGGAAACGCGGCGGAGGAGCATAACAAGAGCGGCTACCAGAGGCTGCTGGAGCTCATCCTGCTGGATCAGACGGTGCGCGTGGTGACGGCCGGCACCGCCATCGTCCAGAAGGCGCACTTCTACGAGGTCCTGACAGACCTGCGGCGGACGGCCGGCCTGTGGGCGGACAAGCTGCCGTCGCCTTGCGCGCCGCCGTTGGCCGCAGCCCCTGGAGAGGGTGATGCGGAGGCAGAGAGCGCGCAGGAAAAGCCCGGGAAGGAGGATGAGGCGGAGCCCGGGAGTCCCATGGAGGAGGAGCCGCTGATGGCGTCGCCCGGAGTTAGCGAGGCCGACTTGGAGCAGCTCATCGGCATGCTGGATGAGCTGCTGCACCTGCTGGAGACAGCTCCTCACACCATGATCCAGCCGCCGGTGAAGTCCTTCCCCACCACGGCCCGCATCACCGGCCCGCTGGAGAGGGACGACCCCTATCCCATCCTCTTTCG ATACATGCACACGATTCACTTCCTGGAGTCCCTGACAGTGGCGCTGTCCACCCCAGCTACCAGTGCCCACCCGGGCGTTTCCCAAGCCACCAGAGAGCTGCTGCGTTTCCTCGCACAGTCCCAGCAGGGCCTGCTGTTCCTGGCCGCCGAACACGAGGCCACCAGCCTGCTGATGCGAGCCCTGGCGCAGCTGTGCGAGACCGAAGCAGACGACGGGGCCGTGGGGGACGGACCGGGGGGCGCCATGGAAGATGGCGGGGGAGGTGCCATTTGGCTCATGCAGGTGCTGCACGCCCTGCAGGGTGTGGCGGAGCTGATGGAGCAATGCGGCGCCCCCGGTGGCCTGCCGGAAGAGGGCGACAGCGCAGAGGTGCTGGCTACGCTGCACGCCCTCTACCTAATCACCTTCACCCCCACGGGCCGTGCTGCCGTCGCCCACGTCTTCAGTCTGGAGCACAATTTCTCCTCCCTGGTGGTGCTAATGGAGCATTACTCCAAGGAGGGCCAGGG GGAGGCTAAGGCACGGAAGTCGGTGACGTACACCTACGCCTGCatgctggtgctgctggtggtgcaAGCTTCCAACGACCTGTGCATGATGGAGACCTACGccagccccctgctggctgtgtGCAAGGCCGACGAGAACAACGCCAAACTGCAGG AGCTCAGCAAGTGGctggagcctctggagaaactcCGGTTTGAGATCAGCTCCATCCCCACCCTGATCGAGTACATTAAGCAG AACCTGGAGAACCTGCTGACTACGGAAGGGGCGGGCCTTCTGACGGCGCTGCGTGTCCTGTGCCACATCGCCTGTCCGCCACACCCCATCAAGG GCCAGCAGAAGGACCTGAAGTGGAACCTGGCCGTCATTCAGCTCTTCTCGGCGGAGGGGATGGACACATTCATCAAGGTTCTCCAGAAGCTAACGTCCCTGTTGCTGCAGCCCTGGCGTCTCCACGGCAACATGGGCCCGACGCCGCAGCGCTCGGCCGTGCTGGCGGGTGTGTGCAGCGCCCTCCGGCTGCTGAAGCACATGCTGACGGAGCTACTCCGCAGCGGCTCCTTCCAGTTCCGGGATGCACGTGTGCCTGCTGCCCTGGTGGCACTGCACATGGTGGTGTGCTCCACTCCTGCGTCGGGCCGCCTGGACGCTGAGGAGCAGCGGGTACAGGCCGACATTGTGGACATTTTGCTGACGTTTACGCAGGGCGTCAGTGAACAGGCCACCGACACAGAAGAGACTCTAGCTGGTAATACCTGGTCCCTGATGCTGAGAGAGGTCCTGGCATCTGTGCTGAAGGCACCAGAGGGCTTCTTCTCGGGCCTGGCTCTGCTCTCAGAGCTCCTGCCACTGCCACTGCCGCTGCAGACCACCCAG GCCATCGCAGCCCAGGACGTGGCGGTCGCCCTAAACACGCGGAAGTTGTGGAGCATGCACCTGCAGGGACAGGCACATGTCCTGCAAGACATCCTGCGCTCCATGAGCGGCACCAGCTGCCAGCCGCTGCTGGCCGTGCTGCGCCGGGTGTGCGTGCAGCTCAGCGACCTGGCCTCCCCCAGTGCCCTGCTGGTCATGCGGAcgctgctggagctgctgctggaAGACCTACAGCC CCCGGCAGAAGGCAAGGAGCGGACCTGCACGGTCCAGACGGCCCGCAACCTGGCGCTGCTCGACTCCCTGGCATCGCACCGTGCTTGCAAGGCAGCGGCGCTGCACCTGCTGGGCGGCTGCTGCCGCGGCGACGAACGTCTGGCTGAGCTCTTCCCCTGCCTGGTGGCCCTGCTGATGCCCCCTACAGGCTGTGAACTGCACCTGCAGCACTGTGCCGAACTGGCAGCTTCCTTTTTCCAGTCCCTTTGTGACCAG GACATCTCCCTGATTGTGAGCACGAGTTCAGACGGGCCGTTGTCGGAGGTGGAGCAGCTGGCCAATGCCCTTCCTTCCCGGGAGATGCTGTCGGTGGTGTGTGACACCATGCTTGAGGCCCTAGGGAACCCGGACGGGAGCTACACCCTGGTGCTCACCTGCATTCGCACCATGACCTTCCTGGCTGAGCATGAGTACGGCCTCTTCCACCTGAAGAG cgcaCTGAAGAAGCACGGCGCGTCTGTGTGCACCTTGGTCAAGAGGGTCATTCTCGCCTTTAACAAGGAGTCTGCCGAGCTGGTGTCAGCGTTGCTGGACTTCCTGCGGCAGATCCTCAACACCGATTCCCTG GCCTGCTGCGGGGATGAAGGTCCCACGCCCATGGAGACGGacggaggcccccccccacgctcCTTGGCCTTCAGCGTGGCAGACATGAAGCAGCTGCTGCAGTGGAAGGACGACTCATTGGAGCACCCGCTGCCCGAGCTGGAGAAGCAGATCGCG GAGTTCAGCAAGGAGGATGACGCACTGGAGACGCTCCTGGAAAACGTGGTGGGCCTCAGGCAGATGCTGGAAGGTGCCACCGACGCCCCCTGTGCCCCCGAGCAGGAGACGGAGCCCACCCTGCCGGCGCCTGACACCTTGCAGGCCCAGTTTAACCACAG GACGGTCTATGTCCTCTCAGACGTGTTGGATGATCAGCTCAAGGCCCTGTGGTTCTCCCCCTTCCACGGTGAAGACATGGACACTGAGCTGGACATG GTGAAGGTGGACTTGGTGGGGATGGCCGAGGAGTGCTGTCCCGAGCTGGACCTGAAGGCGGAGCTAGAGCGCTCTTTCCTGacggagcccacctccccaggGCACACCAAGGCCCCCAAGGTCTTCAAGCTGGGCAAGCACAAGCATGAGACCTTCATCACTTCTAG CGGGAAGTCGGAGTACATCGAGCCGGCCAAGCGGGCGCATATCATGGCCTTGCCGCGGGGCCGCGGACGAGGAGCCTTCGGCCCGCAGTGCCGACCGCATGACATCTTCCGGCAGCGCAAGCAGAACACCAGCCGGCCGCCCTCCATGCACGTGGACGACTTCGTGGCGGCCGAGTTCAAGGACATCGGGCTGCCGGTGGGACCTCTGCAGGTGAAGCGTGTGCCCAAAGGCGCCCCCAAAGTGCCCACGCGGGGCCTCTTCACCGGGACGCGGGGCGGCGGCCGCGGCGGTCCCTTCCACAGCCAGACGCGCTTCTTCACCCCTCCCGCGCCCAAGGGCGTGCTGCTGTCAG CAAACTATACCAGAAGGGAGGGGGGACGGGGATCCAGCTGGAGTGCACAGGTCACGCCCGTCACGCACCGGGGGACGTACAGCGAGGCTCGAGGAGGACAGAGCAATTTTGCCAGAGGGCCTCTACCCTCCAGGCAGCCTCCTGCAG cagGTGCGTACAGGCTGGCTCCACGAGACAGGACCCCACGCGGCCGCGGGACGGGACTGTCGTGGCTGAGCAGCGGCGGAGCTGGCACTGGAGGGGGCGGAGCCGGCACTGgagggggcggtgggggggccAGCAGCTCTCGCGGGAAGTTCAGCAGCGGGAGTGGCAGAGGAAGACACGTGCGCTCCTTCACCAGGTGA